AGAAGCGGTCGATCCTATGAGCGTGGCGATGCCTACCGACAAGGTCATGAGCGCGGCGGAAGCGATTGCCCGCCACATCCGCCCTGGGGCCGTCCTGGGGATGGGCGGGCAGAACATTGGCCGCTGCCCGATGGCGCTCACCCAAGAGATCATCCGGCAGCGGATCGGCGACCTGACCGTTGTCGGGTGCAACCTCTCGATCGCGATGGACCAGCTCGTCGGCGCGGGCCTGGTGAGGCGCTGCGAATGCGGCTCGGGGAACCTCGAACGGTTCGGCACCACTTTGTGCTGGCGGCGGGGCATCGAAGAGGGGACCCTCGAGGTCGAAGACTACAGCCACCTCGCCATGGTGACCCGGTTTCTCGCGGGCGAGATGGGTGTGCCGTTCATGCCCACCCGCAGCCTCCTCGGGTCGGACCTGCTGTCCCCTCCCCAGGAAGCGGGGGGACCGGCGCGTCAAGGCAAAGCCCAAGTGATCGACAATCCGTGGGCGCCCGGGGAACCTGTGGCGCTTGTCCCGGCTCTGCAGCCCGACGTCAGCATCGTCCACGTGCAGCGGGCCGACCGCATGGGCAACCTCATCATCGAGGGATTCGCGACGCACGAGCCGGAGATGATCCGCGCCTCGCGCCATGTGATTGCGAGCTGCGAGGAGCTCATCTCGACCGACGAGATCCGCGCCCATCCTGAGCAGACCACGGTGCCGTTCCTCCACGTGAGCGCCGTGGTGGTGCAGGCCTTCGGAGCGTATCCGACGTCAACCTACCGGTACTACGATTACGATGCCGCGCAGGTGGCCGCATATCAGACGGTCGCCCGGGCGGGCGGCGAGACGCTCGCCGGGTACTTTCAGACACGCGTGTGGGACTGCGCCACCTTTGACGAACATCTGGCGGTCGTGGCCGGACGCGAACAGCTCGAGCGGCTGAGACAGGCGATGCAGGCGGTGGTCTAGCGCAGGAGGGATCGTAGTTTGCCCAACGGCTACACGCGGCAGGAACTCATGGTCATCGAGGCGGCGCGGCACGTCCGCGACGGCGACGTTGTCTTCGTCGGCACGGGGCTGCCGCTGCTCGCGACGACGTTCGCGCAGCGGACTCACGCCCCCAACCTGGTCTG
This genomic interval from bacterium contains the following:
- a CDS encoding CoA-transferase; this translates as MPTDKVMSAAEAIARHIRPGAVLGMGGQNIGRCPMALTQEIIRQRIGDLTVVGCNLSIAMDQLVGAGLVRRCECGSGNLERFGTTLCWRRGIEEGTLEVEDYSHLAMVTRFLAGEMGVPFMPTRSLLGSDLLSPPQEAGGPARQGKAQVIDNPWAPGEPVALVPALQPDVSIVHVQRADRMGNLIIEGFATHEPEMIRASRHVIASCEELISTDEIRAHPEQTTVPFLHVSAVVVQAFGAYPTSTYRYYDYDAAQVAAYQTVARAGGETLAGYFQTRVWDCATFDEHLAVVAGREQLERLRQAMQAVV